The DNA sequence GTAATTGGTTCtattggtgtgttgtgtgttgtgttgtgtgtctgatCTGCAGGAGAGCCAGCTTGAGGAGGAGTGCAGCAGAAATGAGAGATTAGAGGAGGAGACGCAGCTCCTCAGGAGGAAGGCTCAACTGCTcgaacaggtgtgtgtgtgtgtgtgtgtgtgtgtgtgtgtgtgtgtgtgtgtatttgatgactgtatgtttctgtgtgtgtctgcatgttgtattcgtgtgtgtgtctgcatgttgtatttgtgtgtgtgtgtgtgtgtgtgtgtgtgtttgatgatggtatgtttctgtgtgtgtctgcatgttgtatttgtgtgtgtgtggtgtgtgtgttgaccgtatgtttcagtgtgtgtctgcatgttgtgttcatgtgtgtgtgtggtgtgtgtttgatgacggtgtgtgtgtgtatgtgtgtgtgtgtgtgtgtttgatgatggtatgtttctgtgtgtgtctgcatgttgtatttgtgtgtgtgtggtgtgtgtgttgaccgtatgtttcagtgtgtgtctgcatgttgtgttcatgtgtgtgtgtggtgtgtgtttgatgactgtgtgtgtgtgtgtgtgtgtgtgtgtgtgtgtgtgtttgatgatggtatgtttctgtgtgtgtctgcatgttgtatttgtgtgtgtgtggtgtgtgtgttgaccgtatgtttcagtgtgtgtctgcatgttgtgttcatgtgtgtgagtggtctGTGTTTgatgacggtgtgtgtgtgtgtgtgtgtgtgtgtgtgtgtgtgtgtgtgtgtgtgtgtgtaaaatgtaatgttctgTCCCGCAGTCCCAGTGTGATAATGATGGTTTGAGGGAGGAGGTTTGTACGCTGGGCGTTCAGTACCGTTCTGCACTCGACGAGAACCAGAAACTCCGAGCCAAACTGGAGAACTTAGAGCAGGTTCTGAAGGTACTTGTAGTGTTctttaacacactcacacacattcttaGTGATGAACCAACACACACCAGGCACTGTTTAAAAcgtgtgtgtatgcgcgtgtgtgtagcaCATGCGAGAAGTCGCTGAGCGAAGGCAGAAGCTGGAACTGGAACATGAGCAGGCTCTGGCCATCCTCAAATTCAAGCAGGAGGAGATCAAACGGCTTCAGCgggtcagtcacacacacacacaaacgccacaaacacacagtcatgGCCGCCTTGTATACCAAATAATAAagattacaataaaaaattagACTAAAGAGCGAAAATGATCTTCTCCTTGTTTATGAACATCCGTTTTAATTCTTCCCTGATTGATGCATGAAATAATTTAACCTCCCTGGACCACCCTCAGCAGCGCTCAAGTCCAGGCTGTAATTAAAAgcgtccagcagggggcgccagcAGCGGCAGAATATTCCGGATCCAGGTCCAGTCCAGAGTCCGCTGGTtctggcgccccctgctggagagTGTGAACCCCGTTACCATTCTGCACCTTCTTTCCCCTGCCAGGCCCAGTTGTTTGCTAAGCGGGAGCATGAGGGCGTGGTGCAGATGCTGGAGGTCAGTGCGCCTTTCCTCCTCAGCTCTGTCTGTGGTTGCCAGATCTTGAGATGAAGCTTCACGTTTGACACACCgacagaaatgcacagaaatgttGTTTCAGTCTCTATAATTACACGGCTGTGTGAACAGTCATGTGTGCCAGGCTCCAGGCGTGCGTGACTGGGTTAGTGGTCATTACAGACATTACTACCCAGAATGCAGTTCTCTGTCACACATCTTATCAGATCAGAGGCCTGCGCTTGCCACATATAAACCGTTCCAGAGCCATATGTCCTGAACAAAGAGCTCATTAAtgtttcatcacacacacacacacacacacaaaaatggtacatctttttttctgcttatgCAGATTCAGTCTTTGTTCCCTTATTTTTATGCACCTGGTGGTTGTGACATCACTCGGTAGGTCGCCGTGGAGACGCTGGTGCTTCTTCACTCAGAAGGGCAAGTTGTCAACGGTGTGACTTCTGCTGCTGTGTCAAATGTGAAGTGTCCATTTCCCAgtttatgtatgtgtctgtataaagctgttgagtgtgtgtgtgtgtgtatgctaaCTAATGGAAGTGTTTGGTGACTGGCGCCACTGGGCCTGagtgtgagcgtgagtgtgtgtcaaAAAGGAAGCAGTGAAAtgcctgtgttttgtgtgaacatgtaaatatttttttgccaccATGCAGTAAATGaagataaatgtgtgtgtccacatgaaagtgtgtgaatgtgtgtgaaatgccaTTTTTAATGTACAGTTTTGGTTCTCCTGTCCCTTATCATGCATTTaatggttggtgtgtgtgtgtacatgaacagagaagatgtgtgtgtatgtgtgtgtgtgtgtgtgtgtgtgtgtgagagagagagaggtggaatgCCAgtgatgtatttttattctCTTGTTATCATGCAGTtcctgacgtgtgtgtgtgtgtgtgtgtgtgtgtcctgtaggAGTTGGTCCAGCTTGTGTTGCACAGGGAGCTGGTAGAGTACACTAGTTGTTGATTTGTTTGAAgtgttctttctctttctcctcctctaaCTTCCTTCACACTGTATGATCTCCTCCTCGACTTTTCCCGCCTCGCCTCCTTTATCGGGAGTCAGAGACACAGATGGTGACACTTCTGCCACCGTGGGAGTGGTGGCAGTTGTCACGTTGAGGTTCCTACCTGCAGCATGTCATGTTTCTCAAcaactttctgtctgtctgtctgtttattctGTTCTTTTGCTGCTAATCAGAACACGCTGGACTGCATGCAGGTACCGGCGCCACACGACTACACCCCCCTCAGCaagctctctctgtgtgtgtgtgtgtgtgtgtgtgtgtgtgtgtgtgtacatgctgcTGGTTGCTTGGCTATTGGTCAACCCCTCACTAACAGATTGCTGGTTGTTGCAgcattaaagtgtgtgtgtgtgtgtgtgtgtgtgtgtgtttgtgtacctgACGATTTTCTcaggttttattgttttcagatgttccccagctgaatttacaaaaaaattgcacacactctcattctgtgtgtgtgtatgtgcgctgCCTAATTGTatgcttgtgtaagtgtgtgaatatgtcactaatgtgtgtgtgcgagagtgtgtcGGGTTGTTTGTCAGAGGCCCTGTTTGCCAGGAAGCTTCACCGCAGCCGGAAGTGAGAACAGCTCTGAGCTCTcacctctgtgtgtttgtgtgtgtgtgtgtgtgtgcgcgcgcgtgtgtgtgtgtgctcctccCTGCATGCCGTAAACTCAGCCAGCAGCTTAGCTCCCAGCTACCAACACACACTTTAACAAACCAGACCTTGTGTATGTGTTCTCTCATTAcctctctttttgtgtgtgtgtgtgtgtgtttaccttcaGAAACACAGACCACATGCAAAAGTTCTGACTGTCTCTCCAGCTTTAGTCATATAACGTATATAAAACACAGATGGCCGAGATCATGAGATCGTGAGCCTACGATGGCGCTCAGCCAAACCGTGTGAATGGTGGGTCGATGAGTATGAACATGTTCATCCCTCACCTGATCAGCACATCACCTATGGGAGATTCAGGATTTGTACAATTGACCTTCTGATATCACAAATTGAAATTTGAAAtagaacatacacacaaattttaaaataaaaaaaatctatagccAAATTTGTAAAACTGCATTTACATGTTACATCTAAAATACATTGTGCCGTATGTCATGATGTCATTTGGTTTGTCCCCCttctgtagctgtagtctggcagggcATCGCCGCAGGGCGTGTCCAgctgtagctgtagtctggcagggcgtCGCCGCAGGGCGTGTCCAGCTGTAGCTGTAGTATGGTAAGGTGTCGCCgcagggcgtgtctgtagctgtagtctggcagggcATCGCCACAGGGCGTGTCCAGCTGTAGCTGTAGTATGGTAGGGTGTCGCCgcagggcgtgtctgtagctgtagtctggcagggcgtCGCCGCAGGGCGTGTttgtagctgtagtctggcagggcgtcgccgcagggcgtgtctgtatctgtagtctggcagggcgtgtctgtagctgtagtctggcagggcgtgtttgtagctgtagtctggcagggcgtgtttgtagctgtagtctggcagggcgtCGCCGCAGGGCGTGTttgtagctgtagtctggcagggcgtCGCCGCAGGGCGTGTttgtagctgtagtctggcagggcgtCGCCACAGGGCGTGTttgtagctgtagtctggcagggcgtCGCCGCAGGGCGTGTttgtagctgtagtctggcagggagtgtttgtagctgtagtctggccgGGGGCGTCGCCGCAGGGCGTGTCCAGCTGTAGCTGTAGTATGGTAGGGTGTCGCCgcagggcgtgtctgtagctgtagtctggccgGGGGCATTGCCACAGGGCGTGTCTAGCTGTCGTGTGGCAGGGGGTGTCCagctgtagtctggcagggcgtCGCTGCAGGGCATGTCGCATGGCCGGGCGTCGCCGCAGGGCGTGTCCAGATGTAGCTGTAGTATGGTAGGGTGTCGCCgcagggcgtgtctgtagctgtagtctggcagggcATGTTCagctgtagtctggcagggcgtgtctgtaACTGTAGTCTAGCAGGGCGTGTCCagctgtagtctggcagggcgtgGCTGCAGGGCGTCGCCCCGCCTCCtcacctccctcttcctccctctctcaggCTAAGGTGCGGGAGCTGGAGGGGAAGTGCCGCAGGGCGtgtagtctggcagggcgtgtctgtagctgtagtctggccgGGCGTGGCCGCAGGGCGTTTAGTCTGGCAGGGagtgtctgtagctgtagtctggcagggcgtgtctgtagctgtagtctggccgGGCGTGGCCGCAGGGCGTCGCCCCGCCTCCtcacctccctcttcctccctctcccaGGCGAAGGTGCGGGAGCTGGAGGGGAAGTGCCGCAGGGCGTGTTGTctggcagggcgtgtctgtagctgtagtctggccgggcgtggccgcagggcgtgtagtctggcagggcgtgtctgtagctgtagtctggccgGGCGTGGCCGCAGGGCGTTTAGTCTGGCAGGGagtgtctgtagctgtagtctggccgGGCGTGGCCGCAGGGCGTTTAGTCTGGCAGGGagtgtctgtagctgtagtctggcagggcgtgtctgtagctgtagtctggccgGGCGTGGCCGCAGGGCGTCGCCCCGCCTCCtcacctccctcttcctccctctctcaggCTAAGGTGCGGGAGCTGGAGGGGAAGTGCCGCAGGGCGtgtagtctggcagggcgtgtctgtagctgtagtctggccgggcgtggccgcagggcgtttagtctggcagggcgtgtctgtagctgtagtctggccgGGCGTGGCCGCAGGGCGTTTAGTCTGGCAGGGagtgtctgtagctgtagtctggcagggcgtgtctgtagctgtagtctggccgGGCGTGGCCGCAGGGCGTCGCCCCGCCTCCtcacctccctcttcctccctctcccaGGCGAAGGTGCGGGAGCTGGAGGGGAAGTGCCGCAGGGCGtgtagtctggcagggcgtgtctgtagctgtagtctAGCAGGGCGTGGCCGCAGGGCGTCGCCCCGCCTCCtcacctccctcttcctccctctcccaGGCGAAGGTGCGGGAGCTGGAGGGGAAGTGCCGCAGGGCGtgtagtctggcagggcgtgtctgtagctGTTGTATGGCAGGCCGTCGCCGCAGGGCGTTtagtctggcagggcgtgtctgtagctgtagtctggccgggcgtggccgcagggcgtttagtctggcagggcgtgtctgtagctgtagtaTGGCAGGCCGTCGCCGCAGGGCGTTtagtctggcagggcgtgtctgtagctgtagtctggccgggcgtggccgcagggcgtgtagtctggcagggcgtgtctgtagctgtagtaTGGCAGGCCGTCGCCGCAGGGCGTTtagtctggcagggcgtgtctgtagctgtagtctggccgggcgtggccgcagggcgtgtagtctggcagggcgtgtctgtagctgtagtaTGGCAGGCCGTCGCCGCAGGGCGTGTCTGTagtagctgtagtctggcaggACGTGTCtagctgtagtctggcagggcATGTTCATCTGTAGTCTAGCAGGGCGTGTCTGTAACTGTAGTCTAGCAGGGCGTGGCCGCAGGGCGTCGCCCCGCCTCCtcacctccctcttcctccctctctcaggCGAAGGTGCGGGAGCTGGAGGGGAAGTGCCGCAGTCAGAGCGAGCAGTTCTCCCTGCTCTCCCAGGAGCTGGACCGCTTCCGGCTGCACGCCGCCAAGATCGACCTGGCCAGCTCCGGCCTGCTCTCCGGCCCCGCCCTCGCGCACCTGACCAATGGGCTGGGCCTGTCCGTGGAGACAGGTAACGTTCTTTTCTGGTAGTTCTTGTTTGAATATTATGTTAATGCtgtttatgctttttttgtggTTGGCTGATGAAGAGATGAAGGGTTCATGTGCAAGATACCGACCAGGTCTCGCGTAATTCCAGAGGCTGTTTTGTgcctgtgctctctctctctctctctctctctctctgtccccgtAGGCCCTATTGACCCGGGGGCGGTGCTCTCACTGGGGGACATCGCGTTTTGGACTCTGGAGGGCACTGACGTCCCCCCCGGTGCCGCTTCTGAACAGGGTACCGGCTCTGAGACAGTGTTTTTGTGGCCGTCGTCTGGCTCACCATCCACCTCgtgccccgcccccttcacTCTAGGGGCTCGCGTGCATGATGCAGATGCATGTGCTGGACCACACGTGTGACCAGAACCATCCACATTCGTCCGGGGCCCGGCGCATTGCACCACCTGCATGAGTGTGACCATTGCATTTTTATTCGCGTCTTCGTGTCGCCTGTGTGGGCACGCCGAGCCCGCCGTGAACGAGATGCTGTGTCTGTCGGGCCCTCGCTGGTTTTAGGGCCCTTATGACGTTCGGCCGGTTTATTTGAgggtcggagggttgagtagaaGTGCGAGTTGGGAGTTTGGCGTTACGTAAGTCCGCCAAGTCGCGAAGGCCGGCAGCAGCAGGCAGCGCAGTTACACGCTACCTGACATCGCGACCTCTGGCCCCGGACAGATGGGCCCTTTAATCGGCTGATCGCGGTACGTAAATCTCCGTCACGTTGTGCTGCAGCGGCGCGAGCGTCTCCCTCCGAGCGCAgagcccgttttttttttgtcgtttttaTTACTTTAACCCTTCGTGGTGGTGGATGCTTGGTGTGCATAAGGGATCTAAAGCCCCTTTTATATCAATCTGGTGTGGGTCGTATCTGAACGTGTGCGGCACAGGCTGAGATCAGAACATGATTGGATCAGGCGCAGGCGAAGGTCGCCCGAAGGTCATCCCTGTCACCGCCTGTGCACGCGCGAACAGTTATTGTGAAATACGGCACGACTAATCGACTGATCTGCAGTGGCTGGAACTCTCGATAATCTGCTGGAGAGTTGTTcaaccaaaatgcaaataaaaagggGTGGAGACAACGGctctcgcctgtgaaccagaagacccaggttcaaaccccacttactaccatcgtgtccctgagcaggacacttaaccctgagtgtctccagggggggggactgtccctgtaactactgactgtaagtcgctctggataagggcgtctggtaaatgccgtaaatgtaaatgtgctaaaCTGGAACCAAAAGGAACGTTACTGAGAACTGTGCAGACAGAATGGACGTGACCAGAAGACATATTAATACCTGGATTTCATTGGCTCCAGGGAATAGGGCCTGTTTGTCTGTGCGGACCTGCGTCGCCCTGATCGTGAACAAGTTGGGTGTTTGTCGGTTTGAAATGACCTCCTCTGCCAATTCTGTTGTAGATCTGGAGGCGGTGCTCACGACAAGCCCCACCCCCATCGCTCCTGGATTGGCCAGGCCACAGAGGTCGCCCGCGACTAAACACAGGGAGCTTCCCACCCTCGGCAACACCAAATCAACATCCACTTCCAGCACGCCCAAATCTGACTCCGCCCACCTCACTCCCAAATCCGGGTCCCACCCACACAGCCCACGTAAGGCCAGTCCTGTACATGAGGTATGTGGTCAGCACAAAACTGCTATGCAGTAAATCATTCTGTTAATTGTGCCAGTGTGACATTCACCTCCAGGAAGTAGTCGTATTTAATCGGATATTATCTAGCCCGTGTCCCTCGAAGCTGACGAGATTTCTGACGGCTGAATATCCATTCGTCCGTGAGATTGCATGTTTCATATAATCTGCGACTTCATGCTGGGCTACTTGCGGTGTCTGAAGGCCTCTGCAAATCTCATATTCAGCGAGATAATCCCGGCCTGCCGGAGATTAGGAAGGTTGTTGTAGTTGTCAGTGATGACCCCCCCACGGTCTCCTCTGCGTCCGTATTCATCCTGCGGACCACCATTCTATAGCCTGGCTGCTTAAATCGAgcactgaggaggaggaggatctgATGGCGGCTACAGGCTAAACCGGGGGTCGCGACCTTTAACACTTAAAGCACCAGAAGAGAAAGCACCGGGAACCGCAAAATATTTTCGGCATGTAAAACGAATATAACGCtccatatattatttttacttttatgccgTGTATAAAAAAACtaggcaagtgtgttttttataagtttttttttttttttgacatttcaaatgaaataaaaaggcaaaaTTAGAGTATATATGCAGCAAACTAAAATTGATTATTGATGGTGATGATTGCATGATTGGGTGGGGCTTTGTAAAATGCATGGCAGTTTGGCCGACAAAATCTTAATtttcaaatttacaaaaaaaacaacaacatgtaaaaatacaacatcacttacatttttttattttccaaagccacaagAAGCCGCAGTTTAAGAGTCACGATATTGGATCTCCTATAAGCAATTGTTTTACCTTTGTTATTGataatgaaacaaaccagagggtcaccacagccaccaccaccgttacaactacagcttcagggatcttcaaatggaccagtaacatcattatggacacgtaatctagaccatgacactgactacatcctggacttctccaaccctacaactgtaggacttattattatatcatccccaaccctgcactgacaccatttgaaggctcactctaccctggaagggtgtccctctttgtcactccttcccaacgtttcttcctttctttttttctctctcctagagttttttttgtgtggaggttttccttgtgtgcagaagggtcaagtgtggggggtgtcaactgtagggcctgtcaaagcccattgagacgtactgtatgtgattttgggctatataagaaataaatgttgttgttgatgttgttaatATCAAATCAGTGGATAGATGATTTCGACCAAATCACTCGGCATTTTCCAAAGATCTGAGCAGACAGCGttttttattgatattgatCAGGTGGACACGGCCAGCGAGGTTGAAGAGCTGGACATTGACGTGTCTCCCGCCCCGTACTCCGCCAGCAGAGGCGCCGCCAAACTGCAGGTGTTCATCGCCAGGTACAGGTACGAGGCCGCAGACCCCTCCGAAGTCCACGCCGTTCTTCAGGACATTTGTGGTGGTGACGTTGTTCGTGTCCCCCCCTCTGTGTAGCTATAATCCTTACGACGGGCCCAACGACAACCCCGAGGTCGAGCTTCCGCTTACCGCCGGTGAATATATCTACATGTACGGTGACATGGACGACGACGGCTTCTACGAAGGTGACATTATTAAACACGTCCTGATGGTACAGTGGCGGTGGAGTGTCTTACCTGCTATCTGTCGCCCCTGTAGGTGAGCTGATGGACGGTCGAAGAGGACTGGTCCCGTCCAACTTTGTTGAGCGCGTCTCCGACGACGATATCATGAACGCCCATCCCCCCGAGACCGGGGAGCTATCCCATAATTCCTTTCAGGACAGCAGtttccacagcagcagcttccAGCACAACTCCCATCAGCACCCTCCACACCCCCACCATGTACGCTTCGCCCCCAGCGTCTCCGAGCCGACGGACTCCTCCGCGCGTGCAGTCTCCACCCCTTCTCCAAGAccaggcccctcccccagccCCACCCACACGGCTCCAGTCACCAATGGCCTTGACCTGGACCTGGAGGAGGTCGGGGTGGACACAGTGCCTTACCCTCGCAAGCTGACCCTGATAAAGCAACTGGCCAAGAGCGCCATCATCGGCTGGGACGCCCCGGCGGTGCCAGCCGGCTGGGGGAGCGTCTGGAGCTACAACGTCTACGTGGACCAGGAGCTCCGCCTCAACGTGCCGTTCGGCTCCCAAACCAAAGCTGTCCTGGAGCGGCTGGACGTGGCGACCAACACGTACCGCGTCTCAGTCCAGAGCCTGACGGACCGCGGCGGCTCCGACCAGCTGCGCTGCACCATGCTGGTGGGCCAGGACGCGTGCGTTGCCCCCTCGGCCCTGCACGTCGACCGCGTCACCGCCACCTCGGCCACCCTCACCTGGTTGCCCAGCAACAGCAACTACGTGCACGTGGTGTCGCTGAACGAGGAGGAGTGCGAGCTGGTGAAGGCCGGCTGCTACTCTCTGTGCCTGGCCAACCTCGCGCCCAGCCTCCGCTACCAGGTCAAGGTGGAGGCGCGGCCGCACCGGACCCCCTGGGAGATGCCGCCAGAACAGCGAGAGCGCAAGGCCGCGGTCACCTGCTTCTCCACGCTGACTGCcggtgagggggcggagctttcAGTTCAGTTCCAGAAACGAAACGCGATGATCAGAAATGATGATTTGAAGCATTCAAAAGTAATtcaagtttaaagtgaagtgtcattgtgatacacagcagcacagcgcacggtgcacacagtgaaatttgtcctccgcatttaacccatcacccttggtgagcagtgggcagccatgacaggcgcccggggagcagtgtgtggggacggtgctttgctcagtggcaccttggcggatcgggattcgaacttgtGATTACAGGGggagcttccttaaccgcaaggccaccacccCCTCCCTCTCATGAATTGCCACGAGGagcttgacctttgacctctcatTTACAGGTCCCCCCGATGCCCCTCTTGACGTGCAGCTGGAGCAGGGTCCCTCCGCTGGCATCGCCCTAGTCAGCTGGCTGCCTGTCACCATTGATGCCACGGGCACCTCCAACGGTGTCAGTGTCACCGGTTACACCATCTACGCTGACAAAAAgaaggtgcgtgtgtgtttaccgAATCCACCCGTTTTCGGCTTTTTTGTGCGGTTTATTTTGAAtcggatttgtgtgtgtgtgtattttggacATGTAGGTGTTGGAGGTGGCATCACCCACTGCGGGCAGCGCCCTGCTTGGCCCCTCCCAGATCCAGTCCCTGCAGTCGGCGCAGGAGCTGACCGTCCACACCATGTCCGCCCACGGGGAGTCGCCCGACTCGGTGGCCGTCAACGTCCAAGCCAAACTCCCTGCCATCATGACTGGCACGAAGCCTTCATGCCCACCAGTGCCAGCCTTGTCAAGCGCTGCCTCAGAGCTCTTCctccaggccacgcccccctcgTCCTGCTCAGCTGCCAAAACGTCCACACCAGCCTATGCCTCGCTGCCAGATGTGCACGTGCCCAGTCCAGGCGGAGAGGGCGTGGACCTCAAGCCCAACGCCGTCACCATCAATGCCCCCCTGCCCGCCGCGTCCTACGCGGAGGCCTGGGCAACGCCCTCGTCTGCTGCCTCAATCGCCGAGGTTCTGGCTGCACCAACGCTAGCGCCATCTGTTTCCAGCAACCCACAGGTACCGTGTTAGAACCgacataaagaataaaaaaattaccgTGGTTCCCACCCTGGTGTCCGGGGGGCACTAGAGGGGTTGTGAGGCTACCAACATTATATTCCGAGGATTGGTTTCCCGCCAAATCACTCTACAGGAAGTCACCCATGGACACCCTGGGTTGGGGACACAGAAtgcaatagaatagaatagaatagaatacagCAGAAAAACTTTAAAGGACAAATTTAAGGTCGGTTTGGTTAACTTGTCTTTATGCTTTTTTACTCAGATGAGTGTGACGTTGTCAGCCCGCATATCGCCATCGCCAACGCAGGAACCGAGCAGAGACACGGACAGCCCTGGTGCCAAGCGTCCCGCCGTCTCCATCGCAGAGTTCCTGGAGGACCCCTGTGCCAAGACTCACGTCCATCAGCCCGTCCCTGTGCCCAAGCCTCGAACCCACGTCCCCGAGGTGGACCCCCTCGACGCCCCGGAAACGCACCCTCTGCGGCCACCCAACCCCTCGCCTCTGGAGTCAGAGGCGGAGGAGGACCTGGAAAACGCCAGGCTGGTGTCCATTGAGGAGTTTCTGAGGCCGGCGCTCCCCCACCTTTATCAGGTGCCGTCAAAGCCCCGCCCAAAGGATCAATAGGCCATTCAGAGATTAATTTTTGATTAATATTAGGTTAGGGCTTGACTTGTATATTGTTGTGGTGCTGCTCTTTAATGCTATTTAAAGAATGTCCCCAGCTACGGTGTGCCAGAAGGGTCAACGCGAATGCAAAAGCCACAACGGAAGTTACGGACACTGCGttcatatatcaaatattttatattctgtaAAATTTTTGATATATGAACACAGTGTCCATTATCCCTTTCCAAAAACACATCACAATGAATAACATTAATACATGTTTTCTAGTGCTTCACTTACTTAGAGTAATGAGCCTCATTTCCATAGctgatggtgaggatggtgaTGGCTGTTTTGTCACCGGAGTTGTGATGCGTTTCCAGGGCTACAGCGTGGGTCTCATGGAGCCGTCCAATGGCCCGCAGGCCGACAGCAGCCGAGG is a window from the Denticeps clupeoides unplaced genomic scaffold, fDenClu1.1, whole genome shotgun sequence genome containing:
- the LOC114784197 gene encoding RIMS-binding protein 2-like isoform X5: MYDLCTRPESDGPGEMDAAPDPREEQGAPVLGRRTHSLYEAGFAKNGADYSFLVRQNAELLRALEELEKTCATLRDENGLLRKSSCPETEEKVKRLRRKNTELALIAKRLEDRAHKLQEANMKVVNVPMPVKPGVVEQYKRAFARQRARDLAQHADSLLSKDKEIAALQQECRQLEARLGQSKDSPDSSAVADFERLLRESQKEVLRLQRQLSVSSTQEVKPAPDSAHDITDIAVASTLLTTDDTHKSPLETPSPPLDDAPPRCQEAPVKEKEPWQPVTPPPGPSPAQEEEPTEEQRVQFLESELSKKRKECEGLEHEVRKRQKRCQDLESQLEEECSRNERLEEETQLLRRKAQLLEQSQCDNDGLREEVCTLGVQYRSALDENQKLRAKLENLEQVLKHMREVAERRQKLELEHEQALAILKFKQEEIKRLQRAQLFAKREHEGVVQMLEELVQLVLHRELAKVRELEGKCRSQSEQFSLLSQELDRFRLHAAKIDLASSGLLSGPALAHLTNGLGLSVETGPIDPGAVLSLGDIAFWTLEGTDVPPGAASEQDLEAVLTTSPTPIAPGLARPQRSPATKHRELPTLGNTKSTSTSSTPKSDSAHLTPKSGSHPHSPRKASPVHEVDTASEVEELDIDVSPAPYSASRGAAKLQVFIARYSYNPYDGPNDNPEVELPLTAGEYIYMYGDMDDDGFYEGELMDGRRGLVPSNFVERVSDDDIMNAHPPETGELSHNSFQDSSFHSSSFQHNSHQHPPHPHHVRFAPSVSEPTDSSARAVSTPSPRPGPSPSPTHTAPVTNGLDLDLEEVGVDTVPYPRKLTLIKQLAKSAIIGWDAPAVPAGWGSVWSYNVYVDQELRLNVPFGSQTKAVLERLDVATNTYRVSVQSLTDRGGSDQLRCTMLVGQDACVAPSALHVDRVTATSATLTWLPSNSNYVHVVSLNEEECELVKAGCYSLCLANLAPSLRYQVKVEARPHRTPWEMPPEQRERKAAVTCFSTLTAGPPDAPLDVQLEQGPSAGIALVSWLPVTIDATGTSNGVSVTGYTIYADKKKVLEVASPTAGSALLGPSQIQSLQSAQELTVHTMSAHGESPDSVAVNVQAKLPAIMTGTKPSCPPVPALSSAASELFLQATPPSSCSAAKTSTPAYASLPDVHVPSPGGEGVDLKPNAVTINAPLPAASYAEAWATPSSAASIAEVLAAPTLAPSVSSNPQMSVTLSARISPSPTQEPSRDTDSPGAKRPAVSIAEFLEDPCAKTHVHQPVPVPKPRTHVPEVDPLDAPETHPLRPPNPSPLESEAEEDLENARLVSIEEFLRPALPHLYQGYSVGLMEPSNGPQADSSRGSDLSDILEEEEEDLYSESAGEVRGRGYSTAGATGRPDVWELDSDEEVLERILKLPAQTCNTKQLFSIPEVTEEEDNSAEEAEPRRRLASRGEVLARGILRQHLPSSLTPPKRSAHPARPRPQLRVHYADTVEEEEADSDSSLYAGPDSREVWSRRSRPPHHTHDRDRLRKEALRRSHMTSDLPAVTAALPTAGPSTDGGPYMLSRTIHRVKSPTGPGVEIDVEYGTDNDEDPARYEPGEVVVEQMSSEWWVEGSHDYHRPIPAPRRPKAEQLAITAADHHQWDPQLTETGAAWCPPDGISAKVSRPGGRRVKEIPDAARLVRENEMRIFVALFPYDPVTMSPNPDAAEEELPFQEGQIIKVYGDKDADGFYHGESSGRLGYVPCNMVSEIQVEDEETREQLLQQGFLSTDASMEKIVESAGVWDDSSALDCSSTGSAAATDVQGPGPRRMVAIFDYDPRESSPNADIEAELTFSAGDVIYVFGDMDDDGFFYGELNGHKGLVPSNFLRAFPEAGEGNAGGAGPHPVVLDGRRDLQVSDQADPAPAALLEEDPRPCPDPEPRPANVPAPPTNLPPPADSSPPGKKKKGFFSKGRKLFKKLGSGRKES